The Osmerus eperlanus unplaced genomic scaffold, fOsmEpe2.1 SCAFFOLD_315, whole genome shotgun sequence genomic sequence TGAAGAACCTATgcacttgtaagtcgctttggattaaaagcatctgctaaattaaaaaaatgtaatgTTGATGAACAAAACCTATGTCATCCTGTAAGAAACAGATAGGACCTCACAGATAAGATAGACATGTGCGTCAAAGGTAAGGGTATTTAAGCCGGGCCATATGACCAGTGTGTTGAAGGTTGCTGTACTGAAAACTTGTTTCTTCACGCTGGCCGGTGTGACTTTCAATAAAATTGTACTTTTATCTTGGAAAGCGGTTGCTGACTAGGGTTCATAAATTGTCCAGACAGAGAGACGCTGTATGATTGGGTTTTATCGTTTTATCACTTTAGTACTTTGTGAAACCACACTTGAGCTGCAACTGTATTGAAATGTGCTGCACAAATAAACTTGAATTGACTAGAAGTAGATACCTTCACATTTCACAGTCAGACTTCACATCTGACAAAGATGTGGGGGCTTTCAGAGGCTTAATGTCAGCGTGTAGGTTTGAGCTATCTGTAGTGTTACAGATAGGATTAGAAATAGAGATGGGGTGTAGGGTGTAGGCGTTGCCCGGCAGAATACCTTGGCAGCACGGCTGTACTTGGTGGCGTTGTAGCCTCCACCCATGCGCAGAACGTCCTCGGTGCAGTAGTAGAACTCAGAGAAGCCGTAGAACTGGCTGTTGCGGTAGTCGATGGGCGGCTGGTAGACGCCGTTGAGTGAGGACTGTGTGTCGTTGGTGTGGTTGAGGAAGGGCAGCAGCAGCTGCCTGCAGAGGTTGAAGTCTCCCGTGCCCCGGAGATGGACCCTCTGCCCGGACGGGCCCACCTCATCCTGCAGGTCCACGGGCAGGCAGGGGTCCAGGTACGGCAAGTCCACCGTCTCCCCCACGTGCTGGCCCAGGAGCCTGGAGACACAACCAGCACAGTGAGTAATGCACCAACATCCACGTCTACTGCCTTTCAGACAAAATGTAGGCAAAGCCTCAGGAATATACGCATTTCATTCTCGGAAAGAAAATCTGTATTTCAGGACCGGCCAAACCATGACTAAGCCTATTAACTCATATAGGTACATTCAGAAGTGAAAGCTTAACTTAAACTTCATCATATACAGGAATAGAAATGTCAAAATGCAGCCTTAAGTTCCTTGAAGGCGGTCTGTATGTTCAACTTTGTAAGCCCATTATGATACACACCTTATTAATTTGGCTTGAGTAATTTTTTCCTTGTTTGTACATGACAAATCACAAATGAAGGTTGTATCATCACACGAGGAGAAGCTACGGGGTTCTCTCACAGGGTTTTGTGGGAAATGCAGTTATAAACCTATAACCCCGTGCTAGAATGACACAGACTGGTGCATTTGTGGATAGGAGCACGTGGGTTGAAAGGTTTGCTTTACTTGTTCCGCAGGAGGGTCTTCCCGACGATGTTCTCCTCGTATCTCTGGCGAGCGGCGTTCCCGCCGAAGCCCAGGAAGGTGGACACGTAGACGCGGTACACGTGATCGGTGCGATGGGCGTCGCAGCCCAGGTTAAACTCCGCCAGCAGGTTCTttgccacctcctcctgcaggacACCGCCCATCAGCCAAAGCCAAAATTCAGTGAACGGGCACCTATCATTGGCTGCTACGCACAAAAGATTTAAGCTGGAAAAAGAAATCCATCAATATTCGCACATGCGGGTAAGAGGAATTAATTCCATAATGATCCTCTACACTCATATTAATGTTCAATTCCACCCAGTGTTAGTAAGACCTGGCACTGCAGCCCTGGTATTCACATTAAAAATAGAATGTCTATGAATCACAGTAATTGACGGTTCTGTACAAAGGAAATGCCTGATTAGACACTAAAGAAGAATGCAGAGATACCTACAGTATGTGGTAATAACATGCAAAAGAATGCCAGTTCATTTATCTACTGCCATAAATAGCATGTTAATCTTTATCACtctagagaaagaaaaaaaaaaaaacctgctcaaaaaaaaaaaacctgctcAACTACGTTCCTACCACCTGCAGCACATATTTTCTCAGTCATTTAGCGGATATGTGGTGACACTGGCATTTCAAAGCCATTGCGGCATGCAGCACTCATATCGTAACCTTAGACTTCCAGAACGCTCATCCAACACAGTGAGTGACTCAGCCCacagtgggtggggtggggtggggaggaacaGGATAGGTGGAGATACACCAGAGGCAGGGAAGACAGGGGAGGAAACGGCGTGAGCAACAAAACCAAAGGAAACGTAAAAGAAGGGAAATCGTGGTGATAATAACCTGCTGTGGAGAGGCAAAGCTTACAGTTTTGGGCACTTCGTACGCAATCTGCGTGGACACCCCCCCCATGTCCAGCACGCCGGCGGTCCGTTTGCGCACTAGTGCCTCCTGCTGGTCGTTGCCAGGGACCTGCACCTCAACCACCGCCTCGTTCTCTAGAGGCGGGGAGGCcaggccaggagagaggagagggtcatGAAGAAAGAAGAAATCGTCCCTGGTTATGATTTGCACTTATTCAAATCGTACATCACTCAGGATAAGAGCGTCAGCCAAATTACTATAATGTCATGTAAAAGAAAACATGGGTGAAGAAAATAAACAGATAAAATTAAGATAGATAGAGCAAGGGTTCAAGGGTCCTTGCATTTTTCACTTTAAAATCATGACAATATGTGCAGTGTGAGAAAGAAGGCTATCGTCAGGATCTTAAGATACTTACCATCGTCTACATGGTTGAATCTCCCGAGGACAAAGTTGATCCCGATCCACGCATACACACCTGTTCACACAGTAAAGCGGAGTCACTCTGCTTGTCTTAAGCACTGCCTCAGGAAGGAGATGACATGCACGTACAGTTCTCGAACAGCTTAATGCCCCGCTTTCAAACAAGAAGACTCACCCTCCTGCTTGCCGGATATGACCTCCACGTGGGAGTCGGAAAACAGGAAGTTAAAATGCACTGGGATGTCAGTCCGCAAATCCTCCAACAACGCTTCCTGTTGACTGAAAAAAGTGCGAGGTCAACAGCATTCACCTGGCTACCAGAACAAGCATGTACAGataaaaaatactttaaaaaATCACATCTGACCTGAATAAGTGAGAGAAATGAGTGAAGTAGTGCATGTAGCAGATACCTCTCTGGGAGGACCCTCATTCCAGCAGTGCAGAGGATGTAGAGGGGGGTCTCCTGGTGCTTGCTCTTTGGGATGTGCTGGGCAGCAAAGCTCAGCAGAGGGTAGATATAATCACTGGCTTTTTCTGGTGTTGTGGCCAGTTCTGAGATGCCTACCAAGCAGAAACAAAAAAGTAATAGAGCGCCAACAAAGCCACCAGCCTAACAACCTTGTTGAATTGAGCATAAAAGCTTGTGTAAAAATTGCTTCTTCTAAACACTAGTAGCAGTATATTGTTCACTGTACAAACTGCATGGAGATGAAGGAAAGAACAGATCGCTCCAAAGGGAAGGTTAATTTTTGAATTAACAGCGTTGTTCCATTTACTCAGCACATTTTGCGATGAAAGAATGCCTTAAGAGACTGCTTGCACTAAAAGTTAACGTTAACACTTTAGCCCTTTCAGTCCCAGGCCCAATATGAAGCAGCTGCACCCAAATCCCAAAGGTGTTTTGGCTTAGGATGAAAGGTAGAATGTTTCAAAATTTTAGTATGGTTTTAATAGGAGCTCAAATAGTATAGCAGCCATTTTGATTGTTTGAAAAGGAAGATGGTAGGAATTTACAGTAGTTACGCTTGAGTGCCATATTAACTTTAACAGCCCACTAGGTTGTGCAAACTTTACAAAAGGTGTGTGCAGCACAGAAATCCTATTTACACCACCTCCGCCCTTGACTGGCCACCCCGCTCGCTGACGGGCCACTTCGTCTCTACGTTCTTTGTGGGAAACATAACCCCTGCTTCCCCCCTGCAGGTGACCTCACCAGGCTTTATCTTCATGACCACGGGCTTCCTGTGCTGGTCCCTCATCTGCCGGATGTCCAGCAGGTCGTGGGGGTTGCCGTTGTGCCGGGGCCAGCAGTACACGAAGACCCGGGAGCCGCTGCTGCCGCAGTCCACCACCAGGCCGTAGTTCAGCTCGGGGTTGCTGGTGTCGGTGGCGTCTATGTCGGTCACATGCGcaaagtgcctgtgtgtgtgagagagacggaggacgTCAGTGCCAACACAAAGAACGAAGAGACACTACGTCCTGCTGAGGCACAGAACAAAAATCTGCAGAGCATAACGGGAAAAGAGAAGGTCTTCTAATTTGACCTTTATTTGACATATCTGCCTATCATTACCATTCACAAGCCACTAGGCTGGCAAAGGTACTGCTGTCATGAATTACAATTCAGGCTTTGTGTAGTAAAATGTCCTCACGGGAACAGGGTACAGGGAAGTGCAGTACAGAGCTCTCTCCCACAGCTCAGATATTAAAACCACAGTGGTCAGACGATCAAACCTTTCTTACAATGGAAAAGTAGAATTTACAACAAATAAGCATCTAGTTTGTCCTCTCCCTGTGTGGTGCCACAGAAGATTCAGTAGAAAACTAGCCATACCTAGCCCTGGCGCATAATGTCTATTTATTGAGCTTTATTTATAGGTAGTATTTATAGTAGGTTTACTGACCATACATGTTCTTTTATAGTAACAGCCTGTtaatgcccccctcccccattacCCTAACCTGCTTGTCTTTGGATTATGGGAGGAAACCGGAGTCAATCCACGCGGCCATAGGGACACTTTACTGTATTAAAAACGTAATGTCTTCCAGCATCTCTAAGGTTTCACCTATGAAACTGGTTGTCCTGGCTGGCCCAGCTATACTGGCCCTTGCCCATCACCAGCAGGAGGTAGAGCAGCCCCAGGAGTCCTGCCAGCAGGCTCACGAacagcagctgcctgaaggagggcagcaggaggCGGGGGAGCCCCACAGGGGACAGGCTGAAGTGCCAGGAGGCTGGGAAAAGGCAGGAGAAGCTGatcctgggagagagacaggacacaaCAGGCTCAGCACACCTCCACAATTCACATCTGTCACACACTCCatttcaacacattttaaatatttccatgataaaatacatttaataacataATATAGGGCCACACAATCTTGTTGCTGGAGATTACCATCATGTAAGTTGTCATTCAAACCCCGAATTTGGCACACAAATTCCACCAATTAGCAGGTCAATGGGATCTCTGGCTGTTGAATGAGGTGTGGTTTGTTAGAATTTAAATGA encodes the following:
- the LOC134016690 gene encoding LOW QUALITY PROTEIN: ectonucleoside triphosphate diphosphohydrolase 4-like (The sequence of the model RefSeq protein was modified relative to this genomic sequence to represent the inferred CDS: deleted 1 base in 1 codon) — translated: VDTEELEEELKSLLDESATDGQPGLPQVPSEPLPSGGASSALSDSFLDSLPPVPHSPFGITDEELDRELSRLTIADPGVYRKEAVSQRGRRQLSDRPKLTRSLGVPELTSPEKISFSCLFPASWHFSLSPVGLPRLLLPSFRQLLFVSLLAGLLGLLYLLLVMGKGQYSWASQDNQFHRHFAHVTDIDATDTSNPELNYGLVVDCGSSGSRVFVYCWPRHNGNPHDLLDIRQMRDQHRKPVVMKIKPGISELATTPEKASDYIYPLLSFAAQHIPKSKHQETPLYILCTAGMRVLPESQQEALLEDLRTDIPVHFNFLFSDSHVEVISGKQEGVYAWIGINFVLGRFNHVDDENEAVVEVQVPGNDQQEALVRKRTAGVLDMGGVSTQIAYEVPKTEEVAKNLLAEFNLGCDAHRTDHVYRVYVSTFLGFGGNAARQRYEENIVGKTLLRNKLLGQHVGETVDLPYLDPCLPVDLQDEVGPSGQRVHLRGTGDFNLCRQLLLPFLNHTNDTQSSLNGVYQPPIDYRNSQFYGFSEFYYCTEDVLRMGGGYNATKYSRAAKSYCATQWRTLKEHFDRGLYASHADLHRLKYQCFKSAWMYEVFHSGFSFPTTYENLRTALLVYDKEVQWTLGAILYRTRFLPLRDIQQEILKGAHSHWRRSFSFVNNHYLFLACFLVVVLSILLYLLRLRRFHRRMNQRSITTTSSSSSSSSVQWAEQGLASPSVLVTL